One segment of Gadus chalcogrammus isolate NIFS_2021 chromosome 8, NIFS_Gcha_1.0, whole genome shotgun sequence DNA contains the following:
- the fubp1 gene encoding far upstream element-binding protein 1 isoform X5, translating into MADYSNVAPPSSNAPAGMNDAFKDALQRARQIAAKIGVDGVPAPTTNEFGYGGQKRPLEDAGGYFPMPNLNIDQPETKKVAPSDPFSGGMGGMGGMGGPPRSASEDFKVPDGMVGFIIGRGGEQISRMQQESGCKIQIAPDSGGMPDRSVTLTGSPDAIQCAKRLLTEIVEKGRPTPAFHHNEGPGMSVQEIMVPASKAGLVIGKGGETIKSLQERAGVKMVMIQEGPQNTGADKPLRISGEAFKVQQAKELVMELIRDQGFREQRGEYGSRLGGGDSLDVSNIEVPVPRFAVGIVIGRNGEMIKKIQSDTGVRIQFKQDDGTTPERIAQIMGPPEQAQHAADIISDLLRSVQAGGPPGHGGGRGRGRGQGNWNMGPPGGLQEFTFTVPTMKTGLIIGKGGETIKGISQQSGARIELQRNPPPNADPNIKMFTVRGSPQQIDYARQLVEEKIGCPVTPMGGPHGPPGPHGGPGPHGPPGPPGPPGAPMGPYNPGPYNQGPPGPHGPPAPYQPQGWGNGFPHWQQGQPDPSHDTCPDKAAADANAAAWAAYYSQYGQQPQAPMTPTGGAPGTTQSNGQGQQSQQPQDYTKAWEDYYKKQGQAAPQATAAAAAQPGGQPDYSAAWAEYYRQQAAYYGTASPQAMGGAPQAPQGQ; encoded by the exons ATGGCAGACTACTCGAACGTGGCTCCCCCGTCCTCTAACGCGCCCGCCGGGATGAACGACGCTTTCAAAGACGCGCTTCAACGAGCGAGACAG ATCGCGGCTAAGATCGGAGTCGACGGCGTTCCTGCACCTACAACAAACGAGTTTGGCTACGGAGGCCAGAAAAGGCCCCTGGAAGATGCTGGTGGGTATTTTCCCATGCCTAACCTCAATATAG ACCAACCAGAGACAAAGAAAGTGGCACCTAGTGACC CCTTCTCAGGTGGAATGGGCGGAATGGGAGGAATGGGAGGTCCCCCAAG GTCCGCATCGGAGGACTTCAAGGTTCCCGATGGCATGGTTGGATTCA TCATTGGGAGAGGCGGAGAGCAGATATCCCGTATGCAGCAGGAATCTGGATGTAAAATACAGATCGCCCCAG ACAGCGGCGGCATGCCCGATAGATCGGTGACATTGACAGGATCCCCAGACGCCATCCA GTGTGCGAAGAGGCTCCTCACAGAGATTGTGGAGAAGGGTCGCCCAACACCAGCATTCCACCACAACGAGGGCCCTGGCATGTCGGTTCAGGAGATCATGGTCCCTGCTTCTAAAGCCGGCTTGGTCATTGGCAAGGGAGGGGAAACCATCAAGAGCCTTCAG GAAAGAGCCGGAGTTAAGATGGTCATGATCCAGGAGGGACCTCAAAACACGGGCGCAGACAAACCTCTCCGGATCTCGGGGGAAGCTTTCAAAGTTCAG CAAGCCAAAGAGTTGGTGATGGAGCTGATCAGAGACCAGGGGTTcagagagcagaggggggagTATGGCTCTAGGTTGGGGGGTGGTGACAGCTTAGATGTGAGTAACATTGAA GTCCCAGTGCCGAGGTTCGCGGTCGGCATCGTCATCGGTAGGAACGGCGAGATGATCAAGAAGATCCAGAGCGACACGGGCGTCCGCATCCAGTTCAAACAAGacgacggcaccacgccggagAGGATAGCCCAGATCATGGGCCCGCCCGAGCAGGCCCAGCACGCGGCCGACATCATCTCGGACCTCCTGCGCAGCGTGCAGGCCGGCGGGCCCCCGGGTCACGGCGGGGGCAGGGGACGGGGCCGCGGACAGGGCAACTGGAACATGGGCCCCCCCGGAGGCCTGCAGGAGTTCACCTTCACCGTCCCCACCATGAAGACCGGCCTCATCATCGGCAAGG GGGGCGAGACGATAAAGGGCATCAGCCAGCAGTCGGGGGCCCGCATCGAGCTCCAGAGGAACCCCCCGCCCAACGCCGACCCCAACATTAAGATGTTCACCGTGCGCGGCTCCCCCCAGCAGATCGACTACGCCAGGCAGCTCGTGGAGGAGAAGATCGGG TGTCCGGTCACCCCGATGGGAGGACCCCATGGTCCACCTGGGCCTCACGGAGGACCCGGCCCCCACGGCCCCCCAGGGCCACCAGGCCCACCCGGTGCTCCAATGGGGCCCTACAACCCGGGACCCTACAACCAGGGGCCCCCCGGTCCACA tggTCCTCCGGCCCCCTACCAGCCTCAGGGATGGGGCAACGGCTTCCCCCACTGGCAGCAGGGCCAGCCTGACCCTA GTCACGATACATGTCCAGACAaagctgctgctgatgccaACGCTGCGGCGTGGGCGGCGTACTACTCCCAGTACGGCCAGCAGCCCCAGGCCCCAATGACCCCCACCGGCGGAGCCCCCGGAACCACGCAGTCCAACGGCcaag GCCAACAGAGTCAGCAGCCCCAGGACTACACGAAAGCATGGGAAGATTACTATAAGAAGCAAG GTCAAGCCGCGCCCCAGGCCAcggcggccgccgccgcccagccCGGAGGGCAGCCGGACTACAGCGCTGCCTGGGCCGAGTACTACCGCCAGCAGGCCGCCTACTACGGCACGGCCAGCCCCCAGGCCATGGGCGGagccccccaagccccccag GGCCAGTAA
- the fubp1 gene encoding far upstream element-binding protein 1 isoform X2, with protein sequence MADYSNVAPPSSNAPAGMNDAFKDALQRARQIAAKIGVDGVPAPTTNEFGYGGQKRPLEDAGGYFPMPNLNIDQPETKKVAPSDPFSGGMGGMGGMGGPPRSASEDFKVPDGMVGFIIGRGGEQISRMQQESGCKIQIAPDSGGMPDRSVTLTGSPDAIQCAKRLLTEIVEKGRPTPAFHHNEGPGMSVQEIMVPASKAGLVIGKGGETIKSLQERAGVKMVMIQEGPQNTGADKPLRISGEAFKVQQAKELVMELIRDQGFREQRGEYGSRLGGGDSLDVSNIEVPVPRFAVGIVIGRNGEMIKKIQSDTGVRIQFKQDDGTTPERIAQIMGPPEQAQHAADIISDLLRSVQAGGPPGHGGGRGRGRGQGNWNMGPPGGLQEFTFTVPTMKTGLIIGKGGETIKGISQQSGARIELQRNPPPNADPNIKMFTVRGSPQQIDYARQLVEEKIGCPVTPMGGPHGPPGPHGGPGPHGPPGPPGPPGAPMGPYNPGPYNQGPPGPHGPPAPYQPQGWGNGFPHWQQGQPDPSPDKAAADANAAAWAAYYSQYGQQPQAPMTPTGGAPGTTQSNGQGGPQAPGQSGQADYTKAWEEYYKKTGQQSQQPQDYTKAWEDYYKKQGQAAPQATAAAAAQPGGQPDYSAAWAEYYRQQAAYYGTASPQAMGGAPQAPQGQ encoded by the exons ATGGCAGACTACTCGAACGTGGCTCCCCCGTCCTCTAACGCGCCCGCCGGGATGAACGACGCTTTCAAAGACGCGCTTCAACGAGCGAGACAG ATCGCGGCTAAGATCGGAGTCGACGGCGTTCCTGCACCTACAACAAACGAGTTTGGCTACGGAGGCCAGAAAAGGCCCCTGGAAGATGCTGGTGGGTATTTTCCCATGCCTAACCTCAATATAG ACCAACCAGAGACAAAGAAAGTGGCACCTAGTGACC CCTTCTCAGGTGGAATGGGCGGAATGGGAGGAATGGGAGGTCCCCCAAG GTCCGCATCGGAGGACTTCAAGGTTCCCGATGGCATGGTTGGATTCA TCATTGGGAGAGGCGGAGAGCAGATATCCCGTATGCAGCAGGAATCTGGATGTAAAATACAGATCGCCCCAG ACAGCGGCGGCATGCCCGATAGATCGGTGACATTGACAGGATCCCCAGACGCCATCCA GTGTGCGAAGAGGCTCCTCACAGAGATTGTGGAGAAGGGTCGCCCAACACCAGCATTCCACCACAACGAGGGCCCTGGCATGTCGGTTCAGGAGATCATGGTCCCTGCTTCTAAAGCCGGCTTGGTCATTGGCAAGGGAGGGGAAACCATCAAGAGCCTTCAG GAAAGAGCCGGAGTTAAGATGGTCATGATCCAGGAGGGACCTCAAAACACGGGCGCAGACAAACCTCTCCGGATCTCGGGGGAAGCTTTCAAAGTTCAG CAAGCCAAAGAGTTGGTGATGGAGCTGATCAGAGACCAGGGGTTcagagagcagaggggggagTATGGCTCTAGGTTGGGGGGTGGTGACAGCTTAGATGTGAGTAACATTGAA GTCCCAGTGCCGAGGTTCGCGGTCGGCATCGTCATCGGTAGGAACGGCGAGATGATCAAGAAGATCCAGAGCGACACGGGCGTCCGCATCCAGTTCAAACAAGacgacggcaccacgccggagAGGATAGCCCAGATCATGGGCCCGCCCGAGCAGGCCCAGCACGCGGCCGACATCATCTCGGACCTCCTGCGCAGCGTGCAGGCCGGCGGGCCCCCGGGTCACGGCGGGGGCAGGGGACGGGGCCGCGGACAGGGCAACTGGAACATGGGCCCCCCCGGAGGCCTGCAGGAGTTCACCTTCACCGTCCCCACCATGAAGACCGGCCTCATCATCGGCAAGG GGGGCGAGACGATAAAGGGCATCAGCCAGCAGTCGGGGGCCCGCATCGAGCTCCAGAGGAACCCCCCGCCCAACGCCGACCCCAACATTAAGATGTTCACCGTGCGCGGCTCCCCCCAGCAGATCGACTACGCCAGGCAGCTCGTGGAGGAGAAGATCGGG TGTCCGGTCACCCCGATGGGAGGACCCCATGGTCCACCTGGGCCTCACGGAGGACCCGGCCCCCACGGCCCCCCAGGGCCACCAGGCCCACCCGGTGCTCCAATGGGGCCCTACAACCCGGGACCCTACAACCAGGGGCCCCCCGGTCCACA tggTCCTCCGGCCCCCTACCAGCCTCAGGGATGGGGCAACGGCTTCCCCCACTGGCAGCAGGGCCAGCCTGACCCTA GTCCAGACAaagctgctgctgatgccaACGCTGCGGCGTGGGCGGCGTACTACTCCCAGTACGGCCAGCAGCCCCAGGCCCCAATGACCCCCACCGGCGGAGCCCCCGGAACCACGCAGTCCAACGGCcaag GTGGCCCGCAGGCGCCCGGTCAGAGCGGACAGGCAGATTACACCAAGGCCTGGGAGGAATATTACAAGAAAACGG GCCAACAGAGTCAGCAGCCCCAGGACTACACGAAAGCATGGGAAGATTACTATAAGAAGCAAG GTCAAGCCGCGCCCCAGGCCAcggcggccgccgccgcccagccCGGAGGGCAGCCGGACTACAGCGCTGCCTGGGCCGAGTACTACCGCCAGCAGGCCGCCTACTACGGCACGGCCAGCCCCCAGGCCATGGGCGGagccccccaagccccccag GGCCAGTAA
- the fubp1 gene encoding far upstream element-binding protein 1 isoform X4: protein MADYSNVAPPSSNAPAGMNDAFKDALQRARQIAAKIGVDGVPAPTTNEFGYGGQKRPLEDADQPETKKVAPSDPFSGGMGGMGGMGGPPRSASEDFKVPDGMVGFIIGRGGEQISRMQQESGCKIQIAPDSGGMPDRSVTLTGSPDAIQCAKRLLTEIVEKGRPTPAFHHNEGPGMSVQEIMVPASKAGLVIGKGGETIKSLQERAGVKMVMIQEGPQNTGADKPLRISGEAFKVQQAKELVMELIRDQGFREQRGEYGSRLGGGDSLDVSNIEVPVPRFAVGIVIGRNGEMIKKIQSDTGVRIQFKQDDGTTPERIAQIMGPPEQAQHAADIISDLLRSVQAGGPPGHGGGRGRGRGQGNWNMGPPGGLQEFTFTVPTMKTGLIIGKGGETIKGISQQSGARIELQRNPPPNADPNIKMFTVRGSPQQIDYARQLVEEKIGCPVTPMGGPHGPPGPHGGPGPHGPPGPPGPPGAPMGPYNPGPYNQGPPGPHGPPAPYQPQGWGNGFPHWQQGQPDPSHDTCPDKAAADANAAAWAAYYSQYGQQPQAPMTPTGGAPGTTQSNGQGGPQAPGQSGQADYTKAWEEYYKKTGQQSQQPQDYTKAWEDYYKKQGQAAPQATAAAAAQPGGQPDYSAAWAEYYRQQAAYYGTASPQAMGGAPQAPQGQ, encoded by the exons ATGGCAGACTACTCGAACGTGGCTCCCCCGTCCTCTAACGCGCCCGCCGGGATGAACGACGCTTTCAAAGACGCGCTTCAACGAGCGAGACAG ATCGCGGCTAAGATCGGAGTCGACGGCGTTCCTGCACCTACAACAAACGAGTTTGGCTACGGAGGCCAGAAAAGGCCCCTGGAAGATGCTG ACCAACCAGAGACAAAGAAAGTGGCACCTAGTGACC CCTTCTCAGGTGGAATGGGCGGAATGGGAGGAATGGGAGGTCCCCCAAG GTCCGCATCGGAGGACTTCAAGGTTCCCGATGGCATGGTTGGATTCA TCATTGGGAGAGGCGGAGAGCAGATATCCCGTATGCAGCAGGAATCTGGATGTAAAATACAGATCGCCCCAG ACAGCGGCGGCATGCCCGATAGATCGGTGACATTGACAGGATCCCCAGACGCCATCCA GTGTGCGAAGAGGCTCCTCACAGAGATTGTGGAGAAGGGTCGCCCAACACCAGCATTCCACCACAACGAGGGCCCTGGCATGTCGGTTCAGGAGATCATGGTCCCTGCTTCTAAAGCCGGCTTGGTCATTGGCAAGGGAGGGGAAACCATCAAGAGCCTTCAG GAAAGAGCCGGAGTTAAGATGGTCATGATCCAGGAGGGACCTCAAAACACGGGCGCAGACAAACCTCTCCGGATCTCGGGGGAAGCTTTCAAAGTTCAG CAAGCCAAAGAGTTGGTGATGGAGCTGATCAGAGACCAGGGGTTcagagagcagaggggggagTATGGCTCTAGGTTGGGGGGTGGTGACAGCTTAGATGTGAGTAACATTGAA GTCCCAGTGCCGAGGTTCGCGGTCGGCATCGTCATCGGTAGGAACGGCGAGATGATCAAGAAGATCCAGAGCGACACGGGCGTCCGCATCCAGTTCAAACAAGacgacggcaccacgccggagAGGATAGCCCAGATCATGGGCCCGCCCGAGCAGGCCCAGCACGCGGCCGACATCATCTCGGACCTCCTGCGCAGCGTGCAGGCCGGCGGGCCCCCGGGTCACGGCGGGGGCAGGGGACGGGGCCGCGGACAGGGCAACTGGAACATGGGCCCCCCCGGAGGCCTGCAGGAGTTCACCTTCACCGTCCCCACCATGAAGACCGGCCTCATCATCGGCAAGG GGGGCGAGACGATAAAGGGCATCAGCCAGCAGTCGGGGGCCCGCATCGAGCTCCAGAGGAACCCCCCGCCCAACGCCGACCCCAACATTAAGATGTTCACCGTGCGCGGCTCCCCCCAGCAGATCGACTACGCCAGGCAGCTCGTGGAGGAGAAGATCGGG TGTCCGGTCACCCCGATGGGAGGACCCCATGGTCCACCTGGGCCTCACGGAGGACCCGGCCCCCACGGCCCCCCAGGGCCACCAGGCCCACCCGGTGCTCCAATGGGGCCCTACAACCCGGGACCCTACAACCAGGGGCCCCCCGGTCCACA tggTCCTCCGGCCCCCTACCAGCCTCAGGGATGGGGCAACGGCTTCCCCCACTGGCAGCAGGGCCAGCCTGACCCTA GTCACGATACATGTCCAGACAaagctgctgctgatgccaACGCTGCGGCGTGGGCGGCGTACTACTCCCAGTACGGCCAGCAGCCCCAGGCCCCAATGACCCCCACCGGCGGAGCCCCCGGAACCACGCAGTCCAACGGCcaag GTGGCCCGCAGGCGCCCGGTCAGAGCGGACAGGCAGATTACACCAAGGCCTGGGAGGAATATTACAAGAAAACGG GCCAACAGAGTCAGCAGCCCCAGGACTACACGAAAGCATGGGAAGATTACTATAAGAAGCAAG GTCAAGCCGCGCCCCAGGCCAcggcggccgccgccgcccagccCGGAGGGCAGCCGGACTACAGCGCTGCCTGGGCCGAGTACTACCGCCAGCAGGCCGCCTACTACGGCACGGCCAGCCCCCAGGCCATGGGCGGagccccccaagccccccag GGCCAGTAA
- the fubp1 gene encoding far upstream element-binding protein 1 isoform X6 produces the protein MADYSNVAPPSSNAPAGMNDAFKDALQRARQIAAKIGVDGVPAPTTNEFGYGGQKRPLEDADQPETKKVAPSDPFSGGMGGMGGMGGPPRSASEDFKVPDGMVGFIIGRGGEQISRMQQESGCKIQIAPDSGGMPDRSVTLTGSPDAIQCAKRLLTEIVEKGRPTPAFHHNEGPGMSVQEIMVPASKAGLVIGKGGETIKSLQERAGVKMVMIQEGPQNTGADKPLRISGEAFKVQQAKELVMELIRDQGFREQRGEYGSRLGGGDSLDVSNIEVPVPRFAVGIVIGRNGEMIKKIQSDTGVRIQFKQDDGTTPERIAQIMGPPEQAQHAADIISDLLRSVQAGGPPGHGGGRGRGRGQGNWNMGPPGGLQEFTFTVPTMKTGLIIGKGGETIKGISQQSGARIELQRNPPPNADPNIKMFTVRGSPQQIDYARQLVEEKIGCPVTPMGGPHGPPGPHGGPGPHGPPGPPGPPGAPMGPYNPGPYNQGPPGPHGPPAPYQPQGWGNGFPHWQQGQPDPSHDTCPDKAAADANAAAWAAYYSQYGQQPQAPMTPTGGAPGTTQSNGQGQQSQQPQDYTKAWEDYYKKQGQAAPQATAAAAAQPGGQPDYSAAWAEYYRQQAAYYGTASPQAMGGAPQAPQGQ, from the exons ATGGCAGACTACTCGAACGTGGCTCCCCCGTCCTCTAACGCGCCCGCCGGGATGAACGACGCTTTCAAAGACGCGCTTCAACGAGCGAGACAG ATCGCGGCTAAGATCGGAGTCGACGGCGTTCCTGCACCTACAACAAACGAGTTTGGCTACGGAGGCCAGAAAAGGCCCCTGGAAGATGCTG ACCAACCAGAGACAAAGAAAGTGGCACCTAGTGACC CCTTCTCAGGTGGAATGGGCGGAATGGGAGGAATGGGAGGTCCCCCAAG GTCCGCATCGGAGGACTTCAAGGTTCCCGATGGCATGGTTGGATTCA TCATTGGGAGAGGCGGAGAGCAGATATCCCGTATGCAGCAGGAATCTGGATGTAAAATACAGATCGCCCCAG ACAGCGGCGGCATGCCCGATAGATCGGTGACATTGACAGGATCCCCAGACGCCATCCA GTGTGCGAAGAGGCTCCTCACAGAGATTGTGGAGAAGGGTCGCCCAACACCAGCATTCCACCACAACGAGGGCCCTGGCATGTCGGTTCAGGAGATCATGGTCCCTGCTTCTAAAGCCGGCTTGGTCATTGGCAAGGGAGGGGAAACCATCAAGAGCCTTCAG GAAAGAGCCGGAGTTAAGATGGTCATGATCCAGGAGGGACCTCAAAACACGGGCGCAGACAAACCTCTCCGGATCTCGGGGGAAGCTTTCAAAGTTCAG CAAGCCAAAGAGTTGGTGATGGAGCTGATCAGAGACCAGGGGTTcagagagcagaggggggagTATGGCTCTAGGTTGGGGGGTGGTGACAGCTTAGATGTGAGTAACATTGAA GTCCCAGTGCCGAGGTTCGCGGTCGGCATCGTCATCGGTAGGAACGGCGAGATGATCAAGAAGATCCAGAGCGACACGGGCGTCCGCATCCAGTTCAAACAAGacgacggcaccacgccggagAGGATAGCCCAGATCATGGGCCCGCCCGAGCAGGCCCAGCACGCGGCCGACATCATCTCGGACCTCCTGCGCAGCGTGCAGGCCGGCGGGCCCCCGGGTCACGGCGGGGGCAGGGGACGGGGCCGCGGACAGGGCAACTGGAACATGGGCCCCCCCGGAGGCCTGCAGGAGTTCACCTTCACCGTCCCCACCATGAAGACCGGCCTCATCATCGGCAAGG GGGGCGAGACGATAAAGGGCATCAGCCAGCAGTCGGGGGCCCGCATCGAGCTCCAGAGGAACCCCCCGCCCAACGCCGACCCCAACATTAAGATGTTCACCGTGCGCGGCTCCCCCCAGCAGATCGACTACGCCAGGCAGCTCGTGGAGGAGAAGATCGGG TGTCCGGTCACCCCGATGGGAGGACCCCATGGTCCACCTGGGCCTCACGGAGGACCCGGCCCCCACGGCCCCCCAGGGCCACCAGGCCCACCCGGTGCTCCAATGGGGCCCTACAACCCGGGACCCTACAACCAGGGGCCCCCCGGTCCACA tggTCCTCCGGCCCCCTACCAGCCTCAGGGATGGGGCAACGGCTTCCCCCACTGGCAGCAGGGCCAGCCTGACCCTA GTCACGATACATGTCCAGACAaagctgctgctgatgccaACGCTGCGGCGTGGGCGGCGTACTACTCCCAGTACGGCCAGCAGCCCCAGGCCCCAATGACCCCCACCGGCGGAGCCCCCGGAACCACGCAGTCCAACGGCcaag GCCAACAGAGTCAGCAGCCCCAGGACTACACGAAAGCATGGGAAGATTACTATAAGAAGCAAG GTCAAGCCGCGCCCCAGGCCAcggcggccgccgccgcccagccCGGAGGGCAGCCGGACTACAGCGCTGCCTGGGCCGAGTACTACCGCCAGCAGGCCGCCTACTACGGCACGGCCAGCCCCCAGGCCATGGGCGGagccccccaagccccccag GGCCAGTAA
- the fubp1 gene encoding far upstream element-binding protein 1 isoform X1, with amino-acid sequence MADYSNVAPPSSNAPAGMNDAFKDALQRARQIAAKIGVDGVPAPTTNEFGYGGQKRPLEDAGGYFPMPNLNIDQPETKKVAPSDPFSGGMGGMGGMGGPPRSASEDFKVPDGMVGFIIGRGGEQISRMQQESGCKIQIAPDSGGMPDRSVTLTGSPDAIQCAKRLLTEIVEKGRPTPAFHHNEGPGMSVQEIMVPASKAGLVIGKGGETIKSLQERAGVKMVMIQEGPQNTGADKPLRISGEAFKVQQAKELVMELIRDQGFREQRGEYGSRLGGGDSLDVSNIEVPVPRFAVGIVIGRNGEMIKKIQSDTGVRIQFKQDDGTTPERIAQIMGPPEQAQHAADIISDLLRSVQAGGPPGHGGGRGRGRGQGNWNMGPPGGLQEFTFTVPTMKTGLIIGKGGETIKGISQQSGARIELQRNPPPNADPNIKMFTVRGSPQQIDYARQLVEEKIGCPVTPMGGPHGPPGPHGGPGPHGPPGPPGPPGAPMGPYNPGPYNQGPPGPHGPPAPYQPQGWGNGFPHWQQGQPDPSHDTCPDKAAADANAAAWAAYYSQYGQQPQAPMTPTGGAPGTTQSNGQGGPQAPGQSGQADYTKAWEEYYKKTGQQSQQPQDYTKAWEDYYKKQGQAAPQATAAAAAQPGGQPDYSAAWAEYYRQQAAYYGTASPQAMGGAPQAPQGQ; translated from the exons ATGGCAGACTACTCGAACGTGGCTCCCCCGTCCTCTAACGCGCCCGCCGGGATGAACGACGCTTTCAAAGACGCGCTTCAACGAGCGAGACAG ATCGCGGCTAAGATCGGAGTCGACGGCGTTCCTGCACCTACAACAAACGAGTTTGGCTACGGAGGCCAGAAAAGGCCCCTGGAAGATGCTGGTGGGTATTTTCCCATGCCTAACCTCAATATAG ACCAACCAGAGACAAAGAAAGTGGCACCTAGTGACC CCTTCTCAGGTGGAATGGGCGGAATGGGAGGAATGGGAGGTCCCCCAAG GTCCGCATCGGAGGACTTCAAGGTTCCCGATGGCATGGTTGGATTCA TCATTGGGAGAGGCGGAGAGCAGATATCCCGTATGCAGCAGGAATCTGGATGTAAAATACAGATCGCCCCAG ACAGCGGCGGCATGCCCGATAGATCGGTGACATTGACAGGATCCCCAGACGCCATCCA GTGTGCGAAGAGGCTCCTCACAGAGATTGTGGAGAAGGGTCGCCCAACACCAGCATTCCACCACAACGAGGGCCCTGGCATGTCGGTTCAGGAGATCATGGTCCCTGCTTCTAAAGCCGGCTTGGTCATTGGCAAGGGAGGGGAAACCATCAAGAGCCTTCAG GAAAGAGCCGGAGTTAAGATGGTCATGATCCAGGAGGGACCTCAAAACACGGGCGCAGACAAACCTCTCCGGATCTCGGGGGAAGCTTTCAAAGTTCAG CAAGCCAAAGAGTTGGTGATGGAGCTGATCAGAGACCAGGGGTTcagagagcagaggggggagTATGGCTCTAGGTTGGGGGGTGGTGACAGCTTAGATGTGAGTAACATTGAA GTCCCAGTGCCGAGGTTCGCGGTCGGCATCGTCATCGGTAGGAACGGCGAGATGATCAAGAAGATCCAGAGCGACACGGGCGTCCGCATCCAGTTCAAACAAGacgacggcaccacgccggagAGGATAGCCCAGATCATGGGCCCGCCCGAGCAGGCCCAGCACGCGGCCGACATCATCTCGGACCTCCTGCGCAGCGTGCAGGCCGGCGGGCCCCCGGGTCACGGCGGGGGCAGGGGACGGGGCCGCGGACAGGGCAACTGGAACATGGGCCCCCCCGGAGGCCTGCAGGAGTTCACCTTCACCGTCCCCACCATGAAGACCGGCCTCATCATCGGCAAGG GGGGCGAGACGATAAAGGGCATCAGCCAGCAGTCGGGGGCCCGCATCGAGCTCCAGAGGAACCCCCCGCCCAACGCCGACCCCAACATTAAGATGTTCACCGTGCGCGGCTCCCCCCAGCAGATCGACTACGCCAGGCAGCTCGTGGAGGAGAAGATCGGG TGTCCGGTCACCCCGATGGGAGGACCCCATGGTCCACCTGGGCCTCACGGAGGACCCGGCCCCCACGGCCCCCCAGGGCCACCAGGCCCACCCGGTGCTCCAATGGGGCCCTACAACCCGGGACCCTACAACCAGGGGCCCCCCGGTCCACA tggTCCTCCGGCCCCCTACCAGCCTCAGGGATGGGGCAACGGCTTCCCCCACTGGCAGCAGGGCCAGCCTGACCCTA GTCACGATACATGTCCAGACAaagctgctgctgatgccaACGCTGCGGCGTGGGCGGCGTACTACTCCCAGTACGGCCAGCAGCCCCAGGCCCCAATGACCCCCACCGGCGGAGCCCCCGGAACCACGCAGTCCAACGGCcaag GTGGCCCGCAGGCGCCCGGTCAGAGCGGACAGGCAGATTACACCAAGGCCTGGGAGGAATATTACAAGAAAACGG GCCAACAGAGTCAGCAGCCCCAGGACTACACGAAAGCATGGGAAGATTACTATAAGAAGCAAG GTCAAGCCGCGCCCCAGGCCAcggcggccgccgccgcccagccCGGAGGGCAGCCGGACTACAGCGCTGCCTGGGCCGAGTACTACCGCCAGCAGGCCGCCTACTACGGCACGGCCAGCCCCCAGGCCATGGGCGGagccccccaagccccccag GGCCAGTAA